The Bifidobacterium eulemuris genome includes a window with the following:
- a CDS encoding extracellular solute-binding protein: MLTIAVSKHSLTKNMSEMNWVSDLEAECDCVIEWQEVSSDWDQKKQAMLASGDVPDLILKGIDMTDIATYGSLFEDLSDDLDAMPNVKEMFETDPTSKKIVTETDGSIHILPSVKKGWPTTVSHLYINQQWLDAVGMDMPTTWDELYDVLVAFKEQDPNGNGEADEIPFDFHAPSTDGFGNYEPHLLLGSLGLTLSNKSGTGYFVDDNEVQNFFTDERYKEVIEYLNKLWSAGLINKEAFTHDYSTAQSTARGDGDTAKVGVTWGWTASDRFGAELADQYVAVGPLKASADQTEPVVGEYLADSLSYNTIALVVSATTKNKEAALKVANAFYGEDMSVELLWGDLGVDVEKTGDHSYKVLDPADSSKDSSTWKWTETLADDSPGWIRPDSEIEYPADLIEVQEDEVPMQSAFDAVDTENDIMPAFLQLSSDDLKTIQLNNTTILNTAMTKFSSWVTKGGVEDEWDDYVQTLKDANIDENIELYQKAYDAYMAE; encoded by the coding sequence GTGCTGACCATCGCGGTATCCAAGCATTCCCTGACCAAAAACATGTCGGAGATGAACTGGGTCAGCGATCTTGAAGCGGAATGCGACTGTGTCATCGAATGGCAGGAGGTCAGCTCGGACTGGGATCAGAAGAAGCAGGCTATGCTTGCGTCTGGCGATGTCCCCGACTTGATTCTCAAGGGCATCGACATGACCGACATCGCCACATACGGTTCGTTGTTCGAGGATCTGTCTGATGATCTTGATGCGATGCCGAATGTCAAGGAGATGTTTGAGACTGATCCGACGTCAAAGAAGATCGTTACCGAAACGGACGGCTCGATTCATATCCTTCCATCGGTCAAGAAAGGGTGGCCCACTACCGTCAGCCACCTGTACATCAACCAGCAATGGCTGGACGCGGTCGGTATGGATATGCCCACCACGTGGGACGAACTCTACGATGTTCTGGTGGCCTTCAAAGAACAGGACCCCAACGGCAACGGTGAGGCCGATGAGATTCCATTCGATTTCCACGCACCCAGCACCGATGGATTCGGCAACTATGAGCCGCATTTGCTACTGGGCAGCCTAGGCTTAACCCTGAGCAATAAGTCAGGCACCGGATATTTTGTTGACGACAACGAAGTGCAGAATTTCTTTACTGACGAGCGATACAAGGAAGTCATCGAATATCTCAACAAGCTGTGGAGCGCTGGCCTGATCAACAAGGAAGCCTTCACCCACGATTACTCCACTGCCCAGTCGACCGCGCGTGGTGATGGTGATACCGCCAAGGTGGGTGTGACTTGGGGTTGGACTGCCTCCGACCGGTTTGGTGCTGAGCTTGCGGACCAGTATGTGGCTGTCGGTCCGTTGAAGGCCTCCGCCGATCAGACGGAGCCCGTCGTTGGCGAATACCTTGCGGATTCTCTGTCGTACAACACTATCGCGTTGGTGGTCTCCGCTACCACCAAGAACAAAGAGGCCGCGCTTAAGGTGGCTAATGCGTTCTATGGAGAGGACATGTCTGTCGAGCTGCTGTGGGGTGATCTGGGGGTCGACGTGGAGAAGACTGGTGATCACTCCTACAAGGTGCTTGATCCTGCTGATTCCAGCAAGGACTCCTCTACGTGGAAGTGGACCGAGACCTTGGCTGACGATTCCCCGGGTTGGATTCGCCCCGACTCGGAGATCGAGTACCCCGCGGACCTGATTGAGGTTCAAGAGGATGAGGTGCCCATGCAGTCTGCGTTCGATGCCGTTGATACGGAAAACGACATCATGCCGGCGTTCCTTCAGCTGTCCTCGGATGATCTTAAGACGATCCAGCTGAACAACACCACGATTCTGAACACTGCCATGACCAAGTTCTCAAGCTGGGTCACCAAGGGCGGCGTCGAGGATGAGTGGGATGACTATGTTCAGACGCTCAAGGACGCCAATATCGATGAGAACATCGAACTGTACCAGAAAGCCTACGACGCGTATATGGCGGAGTAA
- a CDS encoding ABC transporter permease, whose amino-acid sequence MAPRKLGFIGTVKRYWQLWAMALPAIVFVAIFNYGPMYGIQLAFREFDFTKGLTGGEWVGLKYFKQFFDSPLFGTLMANTVRISLWTLVMGFIFPIILALLINQIRSSKVKGFVQTITYLPHFISTVVIVSMINLFLKPDAGVLTRVLGVIGIQSDNFMGDPNLFTPIYWITEVWQHVGWNSIIYLAALSSVDTALYEAAKIDGAGRLQLIRYVDLPAIMPTCGVLLILNMGNVLNVGFEKVFLMQNTLNLDASEVISTYTYKIGILQSQFSYSTAIGLFNMLINFAFLVIANQISRKVSNSGIF is encoded by the coding sequence ATGGCACCGCGCAAGCTTGGTTTCATCGGTACTGTAAAACGATATTGGCAGCTATGGGCGATGGCGCTTCCCGCTATAGTATTTGTCGCCATCTTCAACTACGGACCGATGTATGGAATCCAGCTGGCGTTCCGAGAATTCGATTTCACCAAGGGACTGACTGGTGGAGAATGGGTTGGTCTCAAATATTTCAAACAATTCTTCGATTCGCCGTTGTTTGGCACGTTGATGGCGAATACGGTGCGCATCAGTCTGTGGACGTTGGTGATGGGATTCATCTTCCCGATTATTCTGGCGCTTCTGATTAACCAGATTCGTTCAAGCAAGGTAAAGGGATTCGTTCAGACCATCACCTATCTGCCGCATTTCATTTCCACTGTGGTCATTGTCTCGATGATCAACCTGTTCCTTAAGCCGGATGCTGGTGTGCTTACCCGCGTGCTTGGAGTGATCGGTATTCAATCGGACAACTTCATGGGCGATCCAAACCTGTTCACTCCGATCTACTGGATCACCGAGGTCTGGCAGCATGTGGGCTGGAATTCGATCATCTACCTCGCCGCGTTGAGCTCGGTGGACACCGCGCTGTACGAGGCCGCGAAGATCGATGGTGCAGGACGGCTGCAGCTCATCCGGTATGTCGATCTACCGGCGATTATGCCAACTTGTGGTGTGCTGTTGATCCTGAATATGGGCAATGTGCTCAATGTCGGTTTCGAGAAGGTATTCCTGATGCAGAACACTCTGAACCTTGATGCTTCTGAGGTCATCTCGACCTACACCTACAAGATAGGCATTCTGCAAAGCCAGTTCAGTTATTCCACAGCCATTGGCTTGTTCAACATGCTCATCAATTTCGCGTTCCTGGTAATCGCGAACCAGATATCGAGGAAGGTGTCAAATTCGGGCATCTTCTAA
- a CDS encoding carbohydrate ABC transporter permease, giving the protein MGSANGKIQASGSANIPENKHRREQRTPTDWVVDIVIWLLVAFVIVAIMYPLWFVIIASVSNQTLVNNGQVFIVPKGFSWYGYEQIFADDRIWNGYMNTIVYSLVGTLINLVVTLPAAFALSRHEFHGRRLVMLFFTITMFVNGGLIPTYLLYKQLGLIDNWLVFVIPSAVNVYNLIIARSFFETSIPEELHDAAQIDGLGYFRYFLKIVLPLSSAIVAVIGLYYLVQHWNDFFTGLIYINTYDKQPLQMVLRDILLANSAFAGGSGSTAGAGYGQELADQIKYGVIIASTLPLLVIYPFIQKYFNKGVMIGAIKG; this is encoded by the coding sequence ATGGGTTCCGCCAACGGCAAGATCCAGGCATCTGGAAGCGCCAACATCCCCGAGAACAAGCATCGCCGAGAGCAGCGTACTCCCACCGATTGGGTGGTCGACATTGTGATTTGGCTGCTGGTCGCCTTCGTGATCGTGGCCATCATGTATCCGCTATGGTTCGTGATCATCGCCTCCGTCTCCAATCAGACGTTGGTGAACAATGGTCAGGTCTTCATCGTGCCCAAAGGTTTTTCGTGGTACGGCTATGAACAGATCTTCGCCGATGATCGCATTTGGAACGGCTACATGAACACCATCGTGTATTCGCTCGTCGGCACGCTGATCAACCTTGTGGTGACGCTGCCTGCAGCATTCGCGTTGAGTCGACACGAATTCCATGGTCGTCGCCTGGTGATGCTGTTTTTCACCATCACCATGTTCGTCAACGGTGGTCTGATTCCCACGTACCTGCTGTACAAGCAGTTGGGGCTGATTGATAACTGGTTGGTCTTCGTGATTCCATCAGCGGTCAATGTGTACAATCTGATCATCGCCCGCTCGTTCTTCGAGACCTCCATACCTGAGGAGCTACATGACGCGGCCCAAATCGACGGCCTGGGATACTTCAGATATTTCCTCAAAATCGTGTTGCCGTTGAGCTCCGCCATCGTCGCGGTGATCGGCTTGTACTATCTGGTGCAGCATTGGAACGACTTCTTCACAGGCTTGATCTACATCAATACCTATGACAAGCAGCCGCTGCAGATGGTGCTGCGCGACATCCTGTTGGCCAATAGCGCTTTCGCCGGTGGGTCCGGATCCACCGCGGGTGCGGGATACGGCCAGGAGCTCGCGGATCAGATCAAGTATGGCGTGATCATCGCCTCCACCCTGCCGCTTCTGGTGATTTATCCGTTCATCCAGAAGTACTTCAACAAGGGTGTGATGATCGGTGCCATCAAGGGCTGA
- a CDS encoding YesL family protein produces MSSFAIRYVTAARLVLVVFITFVASIAHTLLGVVVVGLFPSLAATAGVFRRWALADDRTWTIKETWLLFHGLWRSELGRANALGWAECAVWGLLLFDYWVVNCHVTTVFGTFVAGILFFLMVFLLLATVVSWVLHAHFNESLIWIVRMAIQMIIARPVMTLVLACGELAALAAYWQWPGLLMTFGWSIPVAVASWAVWQYGKLPGFAPDRNT; encoded by the coding sequence ATGTCGTCATTTGCCATCAGGTATGTCACTGCCGCCCGGCTGGTGTTGGTTGTTTTCATCACGTTTGTGGCATCCATTGCCCACACGCTGCTGGGGGTCGTGGTCGTCGGTTTGTTCCCGTCTCTTGCGGCCACGGCCGGTGTGTTTCGCCGTTGGGCGCTCGCCGACGACCGCACATGGACAATCAAAGAAACATGGTTGCTATTCCATGGTCTGTGGCGTTCCGAGTTAGGTCGCGCCAACGCATTGGGGTGGGCCGAGTGCGCGGTATGGGGTCTATTGCTGTTTGATTATTGGGTGGTCAACTGTCACGTGACCACCGTGTTCGGTACGTTCGTGGCGGGGATACTGTTTTTTCTGATGGTATTCCTGCTGCTGGCGACCGTCGTGTCGTGGGTGCTGCATGCCCATTTCAATGAATCGTTGATCTGGATTGTGCGTATGGCGATTCAGATGATCATCGCGCGGCCCGTGATGACTCTGGTGCTGGCATGCGGTGAGTTGGCGGCGTTGGCGGCTTATTGGCAGTGGCCGGGACTGCTAATGACATTCGGTTGGTCCATTCCTGTCGCCGTCGCATCATGGGCCGTATGGCAGTACGGTAAGCTGCCGGGATTTGCGCCCGATCGCAACACGTAG
- a CDS encoding cation-translocating P-type ATPase, with translation MVDQNADQSKPVNGATPNSASDLADGPNAAQSALLHDADPSLTDAAEVAEALGVDPNTGLSSAEAKRRLEQFGPNELAGAPPVPKWKKFLQQFQDPLVYLLLAATVISVIAWFIERANAVPGAEGGEALPFDAIVIVLILIVNAVLGYIQEARAEQAVEALAQMTAPQTSVLRDGKVVRINTSEVVPGDVIVLGEGDSVSADGRLFAAASLRIAEASLTGESVPVGKKPDTLAEAKALGDRSNMIFNGTSVTQGTGRAIVTGTGMNTQVGKIADMLSATEDEKTPLQKEMDYVSKILGIAVCVIAVIVLAALALLEGFNDIHDVIDSLLLAVSLAVAAVPEGLAAILTVVLALGVQRMAMHNAIVKKLHSVETLGSASVICSDKTGTLTRNEMTIERVVTPSGEVEITGTGYTPEGKMVGADGSSLADQPALKSEALATLGVGALANDGDLRQENGKWEIVGDPTEVSLIVAARKTHADKAYAQFQRVAEVPFTSERKRMSIIAKDNAEGGSLTVFSKGAPDVLLGYCSRIAVGDAVRPLTDGDRQDILATVERLSSEAYRTLGQAYRPLGVANLSEVPGIKSNAAGQISDIAEQSDAIETDLIWTGMVGIIDPPRTEVRDSVAEAHRAGIRAVMITGDHPLTAARIASDLGIIEKDGKALTGDQLDQLTDEAALDKATSEVSVYARVAPEHKLKIVESLQRQGNIVAMTGDGVNDAPAVKTADIGVAMGITGTEVTKQSAKMILADDNFSTIVAAVREGRVIFDNIRKFLRYLLSSNVGEVFTVFFGVVFAGFLGITQPETQGVTVPLLATQLLWINLLTDAAPALAMGVDPQTEDVMNRKPRKLTDRVIDASMWGDIIYIGLIMAVVTLIGMDMHLSGGLFTDRSVSALGHDAQMVEARTMGFTILVFAQLFNAIASRSHLQSAFVGLFSNKWLWGAIGLSIVLQLVVIYVPFLNSAFGTTPLSAMAWLECIGLAAIVLIASELRKVVLRAIAKR, from the coding sequence ATGGTTGATCAGAACGCCGATCAATCCAAACCTGTGAACGGCGCCACGCCGAATTCCGCGAGCGACCTCGCCGACGGCCCGAACGCGGCCCAGTCGGCGCTGCTCCATGACGCAGATCCAAGCCTGACCGACGCGGCCGAAGTGGCCGAAGCGCTTGGCGTCGACCCGAACACCGGCCTGAGCTCGGCCGAAGCGAAACGCCGACTCGAACAGTTCGGCCCCAACGAGCTCGCGGGCGCGCCCCCCGTGCCCAAGTGGAAGAAGTTCCTCCAGCAGTTCCAAGACCCGCTGGTCTACCTGCTGCTCGCCGCCACCGTGATCTCCGTGATCGCATGGTTCATCGAACGCGCCAACGCGGTGCCCGGCGCGGAAGGCGGCGAAGCGCTGCCCTTCGACGCCATCGTTATCGTGCTGATCCTCATCGTCAACGCGGTGCTCGGCTATATCCAGGAGGCCCGCGCCGAACAGGCCGTCGAGGCGCTCGCCCAGATGACCGCGCCCCAGACTTCGGTGCTGCGCGACGGCAAAGTCGTGCGCATCAACACCTCCGAAGTGGTGCCGGGCGACGTGATCGTGCTCGGCGAAGGCGACTCCGTCTCCGCCGACGGCCGACTCTTCGCCGCGGCGTCCCTGCGCATCGCGGAGGCGAGCCTGACCGGTGAGAGCGTGCCCGTGGGCAAGAAGCCCGACACCCTCGCCGAAGCCAAGGCGCTCGGCGACCGCTCCAACATGATCTTCAACGGCACCTCCGTGACCCAAGGCACCGGCCGCGCCATCGTCACCGGCACCGGCATGAACACGCAGGTCGGCAAAATCGCCGACATGCTCTCCGCCACCGAAGACGAGAAAACCCCGCTGCAGAAGGAGATGGACTACGTCTCCAAGATCCTGGGCATCGCCGTATGCGTGATCGCGGTGATCGTGCTCGCGGCGCTCGCCCTTCTGGAAGGCTTCAACGACATCCACGACGTGATCGACTCGCTGCTGCTCGCCGTGTCGCTGGCCGTGGCCGCCGTGCCCGAAGGCCTCGCCGCCATCCTGACCGTGGTGCTCGCGCTTGGCGTGCAGCGCATGGCCATGCACAACGCCATCGTCAAGAAGCTGCATTCGGTCGAAACCCTCGGCTCCGCCTCCGTGATCTGCTCCGATAAAACCGGCACCCTCACCCGCAACGAGATGACCATCGAACGCGTGGTCACCCCCAGCGGCGAAGTGGAGATCACCGGCACCGGCTACACGCCGGAAGGCAAGATGGTCGGCGCGGACGGCTCGTCGCTGGCCGACCAGCCCGCGCTGAAGTCCGAAGCGCTCGCCACTCTGGGCGTCGGCGCGCTCGCGAACGACGGCGACCTGCGCCAGGAGAACGGCAAGTGGGAGATCGTCGGTGATCCGACCGAGGTTTCGCTGATCGTCGCCGCCCGCAAAACCCACGCCGACAAGGCCTATGCGCAATTCCAGCGCGTGGCCGAAGTGCCGTTCACCTCGGAGCGCAAGCGCATGTCGATCATCGCCAAAGACAATGCGGAGGGCGGCAGCCTCACCGTATTCTCCAAGGGCGCTCCCGACGTGCTGCTCGGCTACTGCTCGCGTATCGCCGTGGGCGACGCGGTCCGTCCGCTCACCGATGGCGACCGTCAGGACATCCTCGCCACCGTCGAACGCCTCTCCAGCGAGGCCTACCGCACGCTGGGCCAGGCGTACCGGCCGCTGGGCGTCGCGAACCTGAGCGAAGTCCCCGGCATCAAGTCCAACGCCGCCGGGCAGATCTCCGACATCGCGGAACAGTCCGACGCCATCGAAACCGACCTGATCTGGACGGGCATGGTGGGCATCATCGATCCGCCGCGCACCGAAGTGCGCGATTCGGTGGCCGAGGCGCATCGCGCCGGCATCCGCGCCGTGATGATCACCGGCGACCACCCGCTCACCGCCGCCCGCATCGCCTCCGATCTGGGCATCATCGAGAAGGACGGCAAGGCGCTCACCGGCGACCAGCTCGACCAGCTGACCGACGAGGCCGCGCTCGACAAGGCCACCTCCGAAGTCTCCGTCTACGCGCGCGTGGCGCCCGAGCACAAGCTGAAGATCGTCGAGTCGCTGCAGCGTCAGGGCAATATCGTGGCCATGACCGGCGACGGCGTCAACGACGCTCCGGCCGTGAAAACCGCCGACATCGGCGTGGCCATGGGCATCACCGGCACCGAGGTCACCAAGCAAAGCGCCAAGATGATCCTCGCGGACGACAACTTCTCCACCATCGTGGCCGCCGTGCGCGAAGGCCGCGTGATCTTCGACAACATCCGCAAGTTCCTGCGCTACCTGCTGAGCTCCAACGTGGGCGAGGTGTTCACCGTGTTCTTCGGCGTGGTGTTCGCCGGCTTCCTCGGCATCACCCAGCCCGAGACGCAGGGCGTCACCGTGCCGCTGCTCGCCACGCAGCTGCTGTGGATCAACCTGCTCACCGACGCGGCCCCCGCGCTCGCGATGGGCGTCGATCCGCAGACCGAAGACGTGATGAACCGCAAGCCGCGCAAGCTCACCGACCGTGTGATCGATGCCTCCATGTGGGGCGACATCATCTACATCGGTCTGATCATGGCGGTCGTCACGCTGATCGGCATGGACATGCACCTCTCCGGTGGCCTGTTCACCGACCGTTCCGTAAGCGCGCTCGGCCATGACGCGCAGATGGTGGAGGCCCGCACCATGGGCTTCACGATTCTCGTGTTCGCCCAGCTGTTCAACGCGATCGCCTCGCGTTCGCACCTGCAGTCCGCATTCGTCGGCCTGTTCTCGAACAAGTGGCTGTGGGGCGCGATCGGCCTGTCCATCGTGCTGCAGCTTGTGGTGATCTACGTGCCGTTCCTCAACTCGGCCTTCGGCACCACGCCGTTGAGCGCGATGGCCTGGCTCGAATGCATCGGCCTCGCCGCGATCGTGCTCATCGCCTCCGAACTGCGCAAGGTTGTGCTGCGCGCGATCGCGAAGCGTTAA
- the dcd gene encoding dCTP deaminase — protein sequence MLLSDRDILAAQAEGHISLDPWTPEMVQPASIDVRLDRFFRLFNNHAYTYVDPAENQGALTEQFEVAPDEPWILHPGEFALGATWEYVKLDPTIAARLEGKSSLGRLGILTHSTAGFIDPGFEGHITLELSNVSTLPVKLWPGMKIGQMCFFQLSSPAEHPYGSRETGSHYQGQRGPTPSRSYENFYRAQIND from the coding sequence ATGCTGCTGTCCGACCGCGATATTCTGGCCGCGCAGGCCGAAGGCCATATCTCGCTCGACCCGTGGACCCCTGAAATGGTGCAGCCCGCGTCCATCGACGTGCGTCTTGACCGCTTCTTCCGACTGTTCAACAATCACGCCTACACCTACGTCGATCCGGCGGAGAACCAGGGCGCGCTCACCGAACAGTTCGAAGTGGCGCCGGACGAGCCGTGGATCCTGCATCCGGGCGAGTTCGCGTTGGGCGCCACGTGGGAATACGTGAAGCTCGATCCGACCATCGCCGCGCGTCTTGAGGGCAAAAGCTCGCTGGGCCGCCTCGGCATCCTCACCCATTCGACCGCGGGATTCATCGACCCCGGTTTCGAGGGGCATATCACGTTGGAGCTGAGCAATGTGTCGACGTTGCCGGTCAAGCTGTGGCCCGGCATGAAAATCGGCCAGATGTGCTTCTTCCAGCTCAGCTCACCCGCCGAGCATCCCTACGGCTCGCGGGAAACCGGCTCGCATTATCAGGGCCAGCGCGGCCCGACGCCCAGCCGCTCCTACGAGAACTTCTACCGCGCGCAGATCAACGACTGA
- a CDS encoding integrase catalytic domain-containing protein — protein sequence MATRKRLTNRFKAEYAKGDKKQKGEILDRLEAVGMGRSTARRLLTQAEREKPVKGAARGRRPKYDAGAQRLLERLWLLMGMPCGPYMKAMFDQWIPALLANGELDGIDGDALDQVLAMSPSTIDRRLRPLKQAAMPKGASLTRPAAEHMRNSIRIRKCTDETIRVPGLAEADTVAHCGPSMKGEFARTLTMVDYATNWTVNVTARNNAKSNIKAAVATALPLFPFPVTCFDSDNGVEFINDELVDWLLEQDIEQTRSRPYRKNDQATVESRNNHVVRKYAFHWRYDTAQQRELLNRLWAKTYVLLNLFTPTRKPVRVDQGRDGRRKTVYDEPRTPWARVLEHDAADRAAGGGGYVVDDARRRIEGIIAATNPARLNREIAVIQDELERVSRDRTEAMARRAGLDMGYLGKAIERMRADAGQNDK from the coding sequence ATGGCCACGAGAAAACGGCTGACGAACAGGTTCAAGGCGGAGTACGCCAAGGGCGACAAGAAACAGAAGGGCGAGATCCTCGACCGCCTCGAGGCCGTCGGGATGGGCAGGTCCACCGCCCGGCGGCTGCTCACGCAGGCGGAGAGGGAGAAACCCGTGAAAGGCGCGGCGCGGGGCAGGCGGCCGAAGTACGACGCGGGCGCGCAGCGGCTGCTGGAGCGCCTGTGGCTGCTCATGGGCATGCCGTGCGGCCCGTACATGAAGGCCATGTTCGACCAGTGGATTCCCGCGCTCCTGGCGAACGGCGAGCTCGACGGCATCGACGGCGACGCGCTGGACCAGGTGCTGGCGATGAGTCCGTCGACCATCGACCGGCGGCTCAGACCGCTCAAACAGGCCGCCATGCCGAAGGGCGCGTCGCTGACCCGGCCGGCCGCGGAGCACATGCGCAACTCGATCAGGATCCGCAAATGCACCGACGAGACAATCCGCGTTCCCGGCCTGGCCGAGGCAGACACCGTGGCCCACTGCGGGCCCAGCATGAAGGGCGAGTTCGCCCGCACCCTGACGATGGTGGACTACGCGACGAACTGGACCGTGAACGTCACCGCCCGCAACAATGCCAAATCCAACATCAAGGCAGCGGTCGCCACCGCCCTGCCGCTCTTCCCGTTTCCCGTCACCTGCTTCGACTCCGACAACGGCGTCGAGTTCATCAACGACGAGCTCGTCGACTGGCTGCTCGAACAGGACATCGAACAGACCCGCAGCCGCCCGTACAGGAAGAACGACCAGGCCACCGTCGAGTCGCGCAACAACCACGTCGTCAGGAAATACGCGTTCCACTGGCGCTACGACACCGCGCAGCAGCGCGAGCTGCTCAACCGGCTGTGGGCGAAGACCTACGTGCTGCTGAACCTGTTCACGCCCACCCGCAAGCCCGTGCGCGTCGACCAGGGGCGCGACGGGCGCAGGAAGACCGTGTACGACGAGCCCCGCACCCCGTGGGCGCGCGTGCTGGAGCACGACGCCGCCGACCGCGCCGCCGGGGGCGGCGGATACGTCGTCGACGACGCCCGCCGCCGCATCGAGGGGATCATCGCCGCCACCAACCCCGCCCGCCTCAACCGCGAGATCGCCGTCATCCAGGACGAACTCGAACGCGTCAGCCGGGACCGCACCGAGGCGATGGCCCGCCGCGCCGGCCTGGACATGGGATACTTGGGAAAGGCGATCGAACGCATGCGCGCCGACGCCGGACAAAACGACAAATAG
- a CDS encoding sulfite exporter TauE/SafE family protein encodes MAQESNGSQVTVPADDNQMDESPRGMVILAAVGVAVGILSGLFGIGGGTVIVPALVWLGLTQRHAAATSMLAIVPTSISGVISYAVNGNVDWITALLVFLGMFVGGQIGSWLLSRLPELVLRWAFVVFLVFVIANQMMFVPSRDSQIVLTPITGVGLVAFGVVAGILAGLLGIGGGAICVPALSILFGASDLIARGTSLLAMFPNAITTTVANVKRRMVHVKAALIIGVIAACITPFGTWLAGAVSPRVGAILFTLYLAALLIRSLWVAIKATRH; translated from the coding sequence ATGGCACAGGAAAGCAACGGCTCGCAGGTGACGGTACCCGCCGATGACAATCAAATGGACGAATCGCCCCGCGGCATGGTGATACTGGCGGCGGTTGGTGTGGCGGTCGGTATCCTCTCCGGTCTGTTCGGCATCGGCGGCGGCACGGTGATCGTGCCGGCCCTGGTGTGGCTGGGGCTGACGCAGCGCCATGCGGCCGCCACCTCCATGCTGGCCATCGTGCCCACCTCCATCTCCGGCGTGATCTCCTATGCGGTGAACGGCAATGTGGATTGGATCACGGCCCTACTGGTGTTCCTGGGCATGTTCGTCGGCGGGCAAATCGGTTCGTGGCTGCTCTCGCGCCTGCCGGAACTGGTGCTGCGCTGGGCGTTCGTGGTGTTTTTGGTGTTCGTGATCGCCAACCAGATGATGTTCGTGCCCTCGCGTGACTCGCAGATCGTGCTGACACCGATCACCGGCGTGGGACTGGTGGCGTTCGGCGTGGTCGCCGGCATTCTCGCGGGATTGTTGGGCATCGGCGGCGGCGCGATCTGCGTGCCGGCGCTCTCGATTCTCTTCGGCGCCTCCGATTTGATCGCCCGCGGCACGTCGCTGCTGGCGATGTTCCCCAACGCCATCACCACCACGGTGGCGAACGTCAAGCGTCGTATGGTGCATGTCAAGGCCGCGCTGATCATCGGTGTGATCGCCGCCTGCATCACCCCGTTCGGCACGTGGCTGGCCGGCGCGGTGAGCCCCCGCGTGGGAGCGATCCTCTTCACCCTATATCTCGCAGCGCTGCTTATCCGCAGCCTCTGGGTAGCCATCAAAGCCACCCGCCATTAA